A single genomic interval of Eurosta solidaginis isolate ZX-2024a chromosome 3, ASM4086904v1, whole genome shotgun sequence harbors:
- the LOC137246406 gene encoding uncharacterized protein, with product MKIEEHTNIPKKLFMEILTFCIEENRYFKFNDILYTQLKGLPMGSPTSPVIADIVMEKLLENTTTKLARVPRLLTKYVDDLFAIIHEDDVKSTLDTLNSFNKYINFTMELEEDGKLPYLDSVVIRSKNELKLKWYKKSTSTGRIINFYSKHPKTMIMNTAMGCIRRMLEITDDTYHEEIKNEIKLLLRRNDFPENIIKTLLNKYQEEKNQEKEKEKPQKIFKSVAYVPKLSERLAKSDCYNKDEVKIAHKPINTLKNIYNQTKSKIPHTEKSNIVYEIPCNGKNNQPCHSVYIGTTKGKLKTRLAQHKSDYKYCQHTANQKTALMTHCTENSHSPNFDKATILQQEQHYRKRFTLEMLHIINTPTSKRMNYKTDVDNSASFYRYLLTNKRSVINSTSSDTHV from the coding sequence ATGAAAATAGAAGAAcacacaaatataccaaaaaaactgtttatggaaatacttacgttttgcatcgaagaaaataggtatttcaaattcaatgatatattgtatacacagctaaaaggattgccgatgggatccccaacatcaccagtaattgccgatatagtgatggaaaaactattagagaacacaacaacgaaattagcaagagtacccagattactcacaaaatatgtcgacgatctatttgctataatacacgaagatgatgtaaaaagtacgctagacacactaaactctttcaataaatatataaattttacaatggaacttgaagaagacggaaaactaccatatcttgactcagttgttattagaagcaaaaacgaattgaagttaaagtggtataagaaatcaacatcaacaggacgaatcatcaacttttactcaaagcatccaaagacgatgataatgaatacagcaatgggctgtataagaagaatgttagaaattacggacgacacttaccacgaggaaattaaaaatgaaataaaacttttgttaagaagaaatgattttcctgaaaacataattaaaacacttttaaataaatatcaagaagaaaagaatcaagaaaaagaaaaagaaaaaccgcagaaaatatttaagtcagtagcttatgtgccaaaattgtcggaacgattggccaaatcagactgctacaacaaagatgaagtaaaaatagcccataagccgataaatacattaaaaaacatatataatcaaacaaaatcaaaaattccacatacagaaaaaagcaatatagtttacgaaattccttgcaatggaaaaaacaaccaaccatgccacagcgtatatattggaacaacaaaaggcaaacttaaaactagactagcgcaacacaaatcggattacaaatattgccaacatactgcaaaccaaaaaactgcacttatgacccactgtactgaaaactcccactcaccaaactttgacaaagctactattcttcaacaagaacaacattacagaaaacgatttactctggaaatgcttcacattattaacacaccaaccagtaaacgaatgaactataaaacggacgtagataactctgctagcttctatagatatttgttgacaaacaaacgatcagtgataaactccacgtcaagtgatacacacgtgtaa